A DNA window from Oceanispirochaeta sp. M1 contains the following coding sequences:
- a CDS encoding phosphoribosyltransferase, producing the protein MNKLFTPFDEIRNNALKLAYQVYMDGFVPDVIYIPLRGGAYMGNVFSEFFKMVRREERPVFYAAVVARSYSDIHKQDRVMIDGWTYNPEHLRNGDKVMFIDDIFDSGKTLNHLVEVILEKGIPREDIKVVVHDYKDVKFKEHLPIQPDYYCRKFELNSEDDQVWIHYMSHELVGLTREEQNHQYLDKEPGLQEVFDFINGL; encoded by the coding sequence ATGAATAAACTTTTTACTCCCTTTGACGAGATAAGGAACAACGCCCTGAAGCTGGCCTACCAGGTTTATATGGATGGCTTTGTGCCTGATGTTATCTATATTCCTCTGAGGGGAGGAGCCTATATGGGTAATGTGTTCAGTGAGTTCTTTAAAATGGTCAGAAGGGAAGAGAGGCCTGTATTCTATGCTGCTGTTGTTGCCAGATCCTATTCTGATATTCACAAACAGGACAGAGTCATGATTGACGGCTGGACCTATAATCCCGAGCACCTGAGAAACGGAGACAAGGTAATGTTTATTGACGATATCTTTGATTCCGGAAAGACATTGAATCATCTTGTTGAGGTGATCCTGGAGAAAGGCATCCCCAGAGAGGATATCAAGGTTGTTGTTCATGATTACAAGGATGTGAAGTTTAAGGAGCATCTGCCTATTCAGCCCGATTATTACTGCCGTAAGTTTGAACTTAACAGTGAGGACGATCAGGTTTGGATTCACTATATGAGTCATGAGCTTGTGGGACTGACCAGAGAGGAGCAGAACCACCAGTATCTGGACAAGGAGCCCGGACTGCAGGAAGTCTTTGATTTTATCAACGGATTATGA